GATTtgcatataatttctttgtacaagTCACTGGTTTTGTTTCTGAGAAATCAGTATACTACTACTGTGCTTTCTTTTATAGTGATGCCATGGTACTGAAGCCTGGGCTCATAACAGTTTGGTCTATGTAACAGTAGACTATATGTAACACAGCTGCTATCTGATggagaatgtgtaaactaaaacttaatagTTATCATTACAAGATATACATAAAACACTACTGagagctaaaaaataaaaattatatttgttcttGAAACCCATTCTTTTTCAGACAACTGGTATTGTCATGCAATTTGAATCGCTGTGTATAATACatcattttgaaaacaaatatgacaATATGTGAGTCAATGAGTCCTTAtataattcagaataaatttcaaaataatataatgcttACCTTCAGTTATGTTACTTTGATGATCATAGAAACTAAATGGATAATCTGAAAGTGGTATAAATCCTCCAAGAGTACCactccatttaaaaaatttaattgatgaagAATTTTGCTCATGGGCTAGTAACAGAGTATCATCACGATATGTGTCAAGTTTAATCGGCACCCATTTATCAATTAGaccttatgaaattaaaataatacaattaattaaactttgataaaacgtagctaatttattttcatgtagatgcatatataatataagaaatgaagtaaaaaaaaaattttaagataaacattcatagaaatataaacattttataagcaGTAGGATcaatatatctgaagttgtgtacgtgataatttgatgaagattggttaaaGTTTTTCTGAGTTACACTTAATTTAACGTTGACAACagataacataacctcaattgGAGTATTTTTTCAGTTGCATGGTACTGAAggataaaaattgattttccttACATACTGAGGTATGAAGATTATGaaaattccatttatatataaaattttttggctcaaaaatctccaaaactactagttaaatttcattgaaatttagattttctgTAACATTTTATCTAAGTTGTGGACATCACAATTTGACATGGATTGGTTTAGTGGTTCTTGAATTCCATTCAAttgttccaaaaaatttgaaaattttgttgctggaaaatctccaaaattattaaattaatttcattgaaatttagttatgttgtttgtagtagtttatctgaagttatgtatgtgagaatttgatgaagattggttgagtcgttcttcactTGTGCTCAATTTAAtttgacaacagacaacataacttaAATGGAGTTATctgaatgtatttttcatacacgttTATGCAGTGAGTTTAtagtggtgagcgagtttaaacttaATGCTTGTGAGTAGGgtttattcattacttttattatgtcatcaaatttgattataatttaatcttcttataaacagaaaatatattttaatataaaataaatacacctcTTTTAGCTTCctcatttatgttttgtatattttttgtgcaaaaatttatataataattatataaaataaaacaacaagaaGTGGTCTTACGCAAAACTGTGCAAGAATGTTTTTTCAAccaagaaagcaaaaaaaaagacatttttttttgtttaaaccatttgttttttaaaccattttacgTTTTATGCAAAATCATATATCTTTCATTATCCTCTGATGTATTCTAAGGATGATTTTATAGTATACAATGTGTTCAATATTTTTGTGGATTTACCGTCACATCCTGTGATAGTAACCTGTCAAACTAACCACAGTGACACAAATTACCTAATCAGTGATtaggataagacatgggctcctcatataataagtaataactaTGCAATTAACTTGAAAGGATGGCTAAAAGGCACATGAAAGGCTTTACCGCTAGGTATCCCTATGGTTTGGTTGAAAAGACACttaaatgattgttatttttgtttaactaatgTGTTTGGAATTTCAAAGAAATCTTAACACACTTTACTATATACTTCATCGTCATTGGCACTCAGACCTATACCTCACAATGAATCCAATCCAAGTTCCTGAAAActtgttttacaaaaacagtgATGAAGAAACAAGAACAGTGACACAGTGGAAGAAGATAATCAAGATTCAAACTTTGAATTACAATCCAGTGAGCCACATCTTACATTACAAGAAGAGCTAAATGACtttgtaagatttaaaattatcaaaaaatctaaCTGAACTTTTAGCCTCAAGATTACATGATTGgaatttacctatatatatatatatataaaaatattgggcTATCAAAGCtgattgaaaagtttaaaaaaaattcatacagagctatgggatgtaatatgccACAAAGAGTCCATTTTCTGCATTCAAATCTGGATTTCTTCCAGCCAAACCTTAGGGCAGTAAGTGATGAACATGAAAATATAGTGTaaacatttacacaaaaatatttcagtGTCGGAAAACTGTTACAAAGACAAATGTTATTATGTTAACTGATTCCTGTTGAATTCAAGATGTACCTGAAGTTACCCACAAAAGGAGGGCATCTGctataataagttttaatgtaagtatatgaCATTCCACAACAGTATTTGTATTAACTGTTATAGATCTTTAATATGCCATTTCTGTTTAACTGTGGGctacagatctgtaaatagaatagtctatttacaaatctgtaacctacacaaaaaaaaacaatgcaaggaaaggtatcacacttagagaaacattaaaaaaaaattattttgtataccaGTGTTATTAATATATGATACAATCATTTACTAGAAAATGAAACTCACAATTTTCTtgaaagtaatcatttttttaaaactggcaTCCTTTAACACAGAAGCTGCTACATCAAAATATATATCCAAATATAGGTGAGACAATCAAACAAGTAGGTACcccaaaaattcaattaaacatgTTAGTTAAGAACAAGGTCACACTGCAGAAATATCAACATGATGttcataatttatgtaatatagatTACAAATGATATTTGTTTACAGTGACTGACAGAATGAAGGCTAGAAAAATATCCTTTATAAGATTACATTTAGTCATGAAACTGCTTTTTTATCTAAGTTATAAGATGAATCATCAACATTAAGATAATGGATACAGACAATCCAGATGGTACAGTGGAATATCTTTGAGATTCACCAAACATAAATGTTTCTGGGTCTCAtaagttcttttaaaattgatatcTTTTTTAATCCAGCCCACTATAACTGCGATTAGTTACTTTGGACGTGGTTTGAGAGAATTTAACTTGAGGGATAATGAATTATtgcaataattgttttatatgaaaatacacAGGGAGTAATGAAACAATAGCCTGACCATCATAATTGCCTAATTCATTACTATAATTGTTACTATCATAGACATGGCAGACAGGATTTGAGATGAAATAGTTAATAAGTGAAATATCTTCCACATTTAAGGAAaccaaattaaacattcataaagaGCTGCatattaaacatgaaaatacaCTTGCACTCAAGCCTGCAATAAAAAAGTCAGTAAATTCTttactttcttaataattaaatgttacgttggtagaaattaatttacaaatagtttCTTCAATGCTGTAGTACACAGTAATGAACAATGTACTTCAGTTGTGCAAATACATatacaaaagaatttaatttacttacctAATTCACCTTTTAAATCATGAATAAGGGTACCatctggttttattttaaaaacagctgatttttccCCAGTTACAGCTAAATAATTCTGATGAGCAGtaacaaatgttatattttttactccaacataagaaaaattactgtatggtttaaaatggttaattacttcattatttaatgaaatttctgttCGATATGCAAGAATAGTATTCAATTCATTTTGAGCTacgaataaatacattaaatctcCTATGTAACTTAGAGCTAAAGACCAACTTGGACAAAGTAATGGTAATTTTTGTGataatctggaaaaaattaaactgagtttttagtaaatatttatcactaattaatcactatttgataaaatatttatataattctttgcTAAATACAGCTAGCTATCCAATGTTACATAGTCTCTAAATAACAGCAGCTGGTAGCACAGTAATCATAATACCAGACACCcagaaaataacattataagTCAGATTTGATTGAGTCAGATTGAGATCTTTATACACAACAATTGAGAAATAACTGTTCTTTTCTAGAAAAATCCTCTTGTAACTCATATCCATGTTACAAAATATTCTTGTGAAATATTAGTGAAATTGAGTAAtgtatttcattttgcatttcaactggatttttctttaaacagtCATTTTAGACTTACAACACTATTTTACTGGGTGTGTGATATACAAAACAATCTTTAGGC
Above is a genomic segment from Lycorma delicatula isolate Av1 chromosome 12, ASM4794821v1, whole genome shotgun sequence containing:
- the LOC142332872 gene encoding uncharacterized protein LOC142332872 isoform X4, with protein sequence MYLFVAQNELNTILAYRTEISLNNEVINHFKPYSNFSYVGVKNITFVTAHQNYLAVTGEKSAVFKIKPDGTLIHDLKGELGLIDKWVPIKLDTYRDDTLLLAHEQNSSSIKFFKWSGTLGGFIPLSDYPFSFYDHQSNITEENEESCYWDYSYGKSTVFLFGPTASSVPCLLIPYKNRNSKLYYINTTLQELDSPLSWEIHKLVEKRNFIQIR
- the LOC142332872 gene encoding uncharacterized protein LOC142332872 isoform X2; its protein translation is MYLFVAQNELNTILAYRTEISLNNEVINHFKPYSNFSYVGVKNITFVTAHQNYLAVTGEKSAVFKIKPDGTLIHDLKGELGLIDKWVPIKLDTYRDDTLLLAHEQNSSSIKFFKWSGTLGGFIPLSDYPFSFYDHQSNITEENEESCYWDYSYGKSTVFLFGPTASSVPCLLIPYKNRNSKLYYINTTLQELDSPLSWEIHKLVEKRNFIQELWNQQRRNITEA
- the LOC142332872 gene encoding uncharacterized protein LOC142332872 isoform X3; this translates as MYLFVAQNELNTILAYRTEISLNNEVINHFKPYSNFSYVGVKNITFVTAHQNYLAVTGEKSAVFKIKPDGTLIHDLKGELGLIDKWVPIKLDTYRDDTLLLAHEQNSSSIKFFKWSGTLGGFIPLSDYPFSFYDHQSNITEENEESCYWDYSYGKSTVFLFGPTASSVPCLLIPYKNRNSKLYYINTTLQELDSPLSWEIHKLVEKRNFIQCFKLE
- the LOC142332872 gene encoding uncharacterized protein LOC142332872 isoform X1; amino-acid sequence: MYLFVAQNELNTILAYRTEISLNNEVINHFKPYSNFSYVGVKNITFVTAHQNYLAVTGEKSAVFKIKPDGTLIHDLKGELGLIDKWVPIKLDTYRDDTLLLAHEQNSSSIKFFKWSGTLGGFIPLSDYPFSFYDHQSNITEENEESCYWDYSYGKSTVFLFGPTASSVPCLLIPYKNRNSKLYYINTTLQELDSPLSWEIHKLVEKRNFIQFIFHCEISFHSFLIL